AAGTGGAAAGATGGCCTATGAAGTTTTGATTGAAGAGACCAATCCGGAATATGTGAATTTTGAATTTGATTCATATTGGGCTGCTGATATTGGAGTGAATCCTGAATACTGGATGGGTAAACTTGGGCAGCGAATGAAACTTTGGCATATCAATGATAGAGGCTCAAAACAGACGGGACCACTTTCATCAATCTTAAAAACTGATAGTTGTGAGCTTGGAAAGGGAAGTATGGATTTACAAGGATTGCTTGAAATTGCAAAAAAGAATGAAGTAGAAGCGGTTGTTCTTGAAAGCCATAGAAATTGGGAACAGAAGTCACCAATAATTTCTGCTGAAATTAGTTCTCAGTTTCTAAAAGAGTATGTGAATTAAAACACCCAATGAGCGAGAGGTAACAGGAATAGATGAAAGCAATAAATTGTAAAACCGAGTACCGGAATAACCCTATAGGAATAGATGCACAGGATTTATATGTTTCATGGCAGTGTCAGGAAGGTATTATGCAGAGCGCATACCAAATAGTTGTAAAAAAGGGTAGTGAGATAATACTTGATACTGGCAAGGTAGAATCCAAGAAAATGCATGCTATTATTGCACCAGAGCATAGGTCAAGAGATAACATGTCATGGACTATCCGTTTATGGGATCAGGACGATTGCTCAGGTGAATGGGCAGATGGAGGCACCTTTGAATATGGCCTGCTTAACAGTGATGACTGGTATGCTAAATGGATTGAGCCAAGTGAGGAAATTGGGTATCAATTTGATATAGGTACTCCAGATTATATGAACTCTACGGCTTTAAAAGCATGGAACGAGAAAAAGCATAAAAAAAAGGAAGTGTTTCTTCCTCATAAGCCAGCATCAGTTTTTAGAAAAAAATTCTGCCTGGATTCAATGGAGAAAATAGAGACTGCAAGAGTATATGCCAGTGCTTGTGGACTCTATGAAATATATATAAATGGGCAAAAAATAACTGATTATGTGCTTACACCAGGAACAGCCAATTATAAATTCGAAATACCATATCAAACATATGACATTTCAAACTATGTTAAGACTGGAGAAAATGAAATACATATTATCTTAGGTGATGGTTGGTATCGTAGTACATCAGGTGTAGATGGTGACAGAAATTTATTTGGCGAAAAAACGGCAGTAATATGCCAGCTAGAGATTAACGGGAAAGCCATTGTGTCAACTGATAACACATGGCAAGCATCACAAAATGGCCCTCTTAGACAGAATGATATGCAACATGGCGAGGTATATGATGCCAGAATGGAGGACTTGTCAGATGATGAGATGGCTTGGCATGAAGTGAAGGAAGTACCTATTGGGTATGAGCTTTTGAAAGCAATGGATACTGTGCCTATACTAAGAATGGAGAGGTTTGATGCAACAATCATTAAAACTCCAAAAGGAGATACAGTTCTTGATTTTGGTCAAAACCTAGCGGGACAGATTGAGCTTATAATTCCAAATGGAGCGGCAGGAGAAAAAATACGCCTGATTCATGGTGAGACATTAGACCAAAATGGAGAGTTTACACAGGAAAACTTTCAAGATAGAAAACGTCATAAAGAAGGTGGAACCTACCAGACTATTGATTATACAATGAAAGCTGGGTATAACCATTATCATGCAAACTTTACCATCATGGGATTTCGTTATGTAAAAGTAGAGACAAATGCCGATTTATCAAAAGCAGTATTCTATGCCCATGCGGTGTATTCTCAGATGATGGATACTCTTTCATTGACTACATCAAATACAGCGCTAAATCAGTTGGTAAAAAATGCAATGTGGAGTCAGAAAGGAAACTTTTGTGATATTCCAACAGACTGCCCAACAAGAGAACGTGCTGGTTGGACTGGCGATGCTGGTATATTTGCATATACAGGACTGCGTTTGATGGAATCAGTTCCTGTATTGAAAAAATGGTTAAGACAGTGTAGGTATACACAGCTTT
Above is a genomic segment from Pseudobutyrivibrio xylanivorans containing:
- a CDS encoding family 78 glycoside hydrolase catalytic domain, whose product is MKAINCKTEYRNNPIGIDAQDLYVSWQCQEGIMQSAYQIVVKKGSEIILDTGKVESKKMHAIIAPEHRSRDNMSWTIRLWDQDDCSGEWADGGTFEYGLLNSDDWYAKWIEPSEEIGYQFDIGTPDYMNSTALKAWNEKKHKKKEVFLPHKPASVFRKKFCLDSMEKIETARVYASACGLYEIYINGQKITDYVLTPGTANYKFEIPYQTYDISNYVKTGENEIHIILGDGWYRSTSGVDGDRNLFGEKTAVICQLEINGKAIVSTDNTWQASQNGPLRQNDMQHGEVYDARMEDLSDDEMAWHEVKEVPIGYELLKAMDTVPILRMERFDATIIKTPKGDTVLDFGQNLAGQIELIIPNGAAGEKIRLIHGETLDQNGEFTQENFQDRKRHKEGGTYQTIDYTMKAGYNHYHANFTIMGFRYVKVETNADLSKAVFYAHAVYSQMMDTLSLTTSNTALNQLVKNAMWSQKGNFCDIPTDCPTRERAGWTGDAGIFAYTGLRLMESVPVLKKWLRQCRYTQLSDGRVMNIAPPNNKPGFFAKLLAGSVAWGDAIIIVPWEIYQLTGDKRVLSENYSMMCNWYSFLKKEARKKKLFNKSHSKKNRNYVIEKGMNYGEWCEPGRSAAESMKDGNYDVANAYFAYSGMLMSKIAKILDRPEAEVNELIRVSEKARQGYIEVYTENGLITTERQCQLVRPLAFGLLPEEADKLAAKQLAVMVKRENGKLNTGFLTTPEICRQLAKRGYIKEAYQLLLNPQMPGWLYEVNQGATTLWENWDGIQPGKEPKASLNHYSYGAVVGWIMDGVCGIHYCDGELIIQPEIYIGDDANGLTSAKATYDSPAGKIEMGWDYINEKVHIHLFIPVGLEAKLILPNGTQQRVLAGEYNYMC